In Thioalkalivibrio paradoxus ARh 1, the following are encoded in one genomic region:
- the argE gene encoding acetylornithine deacetylase — MMATALADVRAILERLVAFDTVSRNSNLDLIGFVRDLLARHGVDSVLIPNGDGSKANLLATVGPRIAGGVVLSGHTDVVPVDGQAWSTDPFRLEERAGRLYGRGSCDMKGFVAIALALIPQMKALRRPIHLALSYDEEVGCRGAPSLVEAVGELPRPAAVIVGEPTGMRVFTAHKGITVARTRVRGREVHSSQAHRGVSAVTTAARLIGYLDDVARGRAVSGPFAPGFDPPHTTVHVGVVHGGTAVNIVARDCSFDWDIRSVPGDDPARILDGFGAHCRMHVEPAMQTVAEETGVTTEILMEAPALAHEDRNPAIELACRLSGHQDTGRAPFAAEAGLFQQAGLASVVCGPGSIDQAHQPDEYITLEQLESGLRFQQRLISALS; from the coding sequence ATGATGGCGACCGCGCTTGCCGATGTCCGCGCGATACTCGAACGGCTGGTCGCCTTCGATACCGTCTCGCGCAACTCCAACCTCGACCTGATCGGGTTTGTCCGTGACCTTCTTGCGCGCCATGGAGTCGATTCGGTTCTGATCCCGAATGGCGACGGATCCAAGGCAAACCTGCTGGCGACCGTCGGCCCGCGAATCGCTGGCGGGGTCGTGCTGTCCGGCCATACCGACGTGGTGCCGGTCGATGGTCAGGCCTGGAGCACGGACCCGTTTCGCCTGGAGGAGCGCGCGGGGCGCCTGTACGGCCGCGGCAGTTGTGACATGAAGGGCTTTGTCGCGATCGCGCTGGCGTTGATACCGCAGATGAAGGCGCTGCGCCGGCCGATCCATCTCGCCTTGTCGTACGACGAGGAAGTCGGCTGCCGGGGCGCCCCGAGCCTGGTCGAGGCGGTGGGCGAGCTGCCGCGGCCGGCAGCCGTGATCGTCGGCGAGCCGACCGGAATGCGGGTGTTCACCGCGCACAAGGGGATCACGGTGGCACGGACGCGCGTGCGCGGGCGTGAGGTGCATTCGAGCCAGGCGCACCGGGGTGTGAGCGCGGTCACCACCGCCGCCAGGCTGATCGGCTACCTCGATGACGTGGCGCGCGGGCGCGCGGTGTCCGGGCCGTTCGCGCCAGGCTTTGATCCGCCCCATACCACCGTCCACGTGGGTGTGGTGCACGGCGGCACCGCGGTCAACATCGTCGCGCGCGATTGTTCGTTCGACTGGGACATCCGTTCGGTGCCGGGGGATGATCCGGCGCGGATCCTGGACGGTTTCGGTGCGCATTGCCGGATGCATGTCGAACCCGCGATGCAGACGGTCGCTGAAGAAACCGGGGTCACGACCGAGATCCTGATGGAGGCCCCGGCGCTGGCGCATGAGGACCGCAATCCGGCGATCGAACTCGCCTGCCGGCTGAGCGGTCATCAGGATACCGGCCGGGCGCCGTTTGCAGCCGAGGCCGGTCTGTTCCAGCAAGCGGGATTGGCCAGCGTGGTCTGTGGACCCGGGTCGATCGATCAGGCACATCAGCCCGACGAGTACATCACACTGGAACAACTCGAGTCCGGGCTGCGCTTCCAGCAGCGGCTGATATCGGCCCTGTCCTGA
- a CDS encoding NUDIX hydrolase, which produces MSDPKNDDPLNFSRRVPEGDNRQRLVCDDCGFIQYENPRIVVGVVASWEGQILLCRRAIAPRKGYWTLPAGYLELGETTEQGAVREAWEEARAELAIDQLLAVYSIARISQVQMIYRAWLRSPRVQPGPESLEVALFPPDRIPVDDIAFPSVHWALKDYQETLAQAVISPRTAPFQQG; this is translated from the coding sequence ATGTCCGACCCGAAGAACGACGATCCCCTGAACTTCAGTCGCCGCGTTCCCGAGGGCGATAATCGCCAGCGCCTGGTGTGTGACGACTGCGGTTTCATCCAGTATGAGAACCCCCGGATCGTGGTGGGTGTGGTGGCAAGCTGGGAGGGTCAAATCCTGCTGTGCCGTCGCGCGATTGCGCCGCGCAAGGGCTACTGGACCCTTCCTGCGGGTTATCTCGAACTCGGGGAAACCACCGAGCAGGGCGCTGTGCGCGAGGCCTGGGAAGAAGCGCGGGCAGAACTGGCGATCGATCAGTTGCTTGCGGTGTATTCGATTGCCCGGATCAGCCAGGTGCAGATGATCTACCGGGCCTGGTTGCGGAGTCCTCGAGTTCAGCCAGGACCCGAATCACTCGAGGTGGCACTGTTTCCGCCGGATCGAATTCCGGTGGACGATATCGCCTTTCCCTCCGTACACTGGGCTTTAAAGGATTATCAGGAAACACTGGCGCAGGCGGTGATCTCGCCGCGAACGGCCCCGTTTCAGCAGGGGTGA
- a CDS encoding thiamine pyrophosphate-dependent enzyme, which produces MNEQPVLSLDTLRSRQPRFRGLESGHRACQGCGEALAARLTTEAAGPDVVVANATGCLEVFSTPWPQSAWRLPWVHSVFGNVAAVAAGMEAALKQQGRATQVLAFAGDGGTFDIGFQALSGMMERGHNVLFVCFDNEAYMNTGVQRSGSTPHAAMTTTSPPGKVRMGKRHMKKDIVSIIAAHHIPYAATASVAYTSDLRKKVRRAMDTEGASFLQIHSPCPLGWGHDGAATIEVARLAVQTGLFPIIEMERGELIGTLPIREPKPVSDYLKLQNRFRHLFADDYRARKELEHLQAIADRNIERFELRGVRPESYDTEGADTVHRGGDRWA; this is translated from the coding sequence ATGAACGAACAGCCCGTGCTTTCCCTCGACACCCTGCGTTCGCGTCAGCCGCGTTTCCGCGGACTGGAGTCGGGCCACCGCGCCTGCCAGGGCTGCGGCGAGGCGCTCGCCGCACGCCTGACCACCGAAGCCGCCGGCCCCGACGTGGTCGTGGCCAACGCCACCGGCTGCCTGGAAGTCTTCAGCACGCCGTGGCCCCAGTCGGCGTGGCGCTTGCCCTGGGTCCACTCCGTGTTCGGCAACGTCGCCGCGGTCGCGGCCGGAATGGAGGCCGCGTTGAAACAGCAGGGGCGGGCAACCCAGGTGCTCGCCTTTGCCGGCGACGGCGGCACGTTCGACATCGGCTTCCAGGCCTTGTCGGGGATGATGGAGCGCGGACACAACGTGCTGTTCGTATGCTTCGACAACGAGGCCTACATGAATACCGGCGTCCAGCGCTCGGGGTCGACGCCGCATGCGGCGATGACCACCACGTCGCCACCCGGGAAGGTACGCATGGGAAAACGGCACATGAAGAAGGACATCGTGTCGATCATCGCGGCCCACCACATTCCCTATGCCGCCACCGCCTCGGTGGCGTACACATCGGACCTGCGCAAGAAGGTGCGCCGGGCGATGGATACCGAAGGGGCAAGCTTCCTGCAGATCCATTCGCCCTGCCCGCTCGGCTGGGGTCACGACGGCGCCGCCACGATCGAAGTCGCGCGTCTGGCGGTGCAAACCGGACTTTTCCCGATCATCGAGATGGAACGCGGCGAACTCATCGGCACGCTGCCGATCCGGGAACCGAAGCCGGTCTCCGACTACCTGAAGCTGCAAAACCGCTTCCGCCATCTGTTTGCCGACGACTACCGGGCGCGCAAGGAACTGGAACATCTGCAGGCGATCGCCGACCGCAACATCGAACGCTTCGAGCTGCGTGGCGTCCGTCCCGAGAGCTATGACACCGAAGGGGCCGACACGGTACACCGCGGCGGCGACCGTTGGGCCTGA
- the porA gene encoding pyruvate synthase: protein MPQALEGSQALARAVALCRPQVVAAYPITPQTHIVEGIAKLVADGQFECEMVSVESEHSAASVALGAAVAGSRAYTASASQGILLMAEVLYDIAGLRVPLVMTCANRALSGPLNIWNDQQDSMSMRDSGWIQLYCATNQEAVDTTIQAFRIAERCELPVMVCVDGFTLTHTLEPLEIPAQDQVDGFLPAYHFRHGLDPAQPRSLGTLVGPEHFSEVRHAHHQALLRAQSEIVQADADWGAVSGRQYGGLLEVRGDPDSRLGILTLGSVLGTLEDAMDEDPGLPRARFLKLRSFRPFPAQALREACAGLDTLIVLERALSPGSGGIVGPEVQAALANLPERPRVHNFAAGLGGRDLSLDLYARLVTAVTGEDSPAPFGIIDADPTLLPEEDR, encoded by the coding sequence ATGCCGCAGGCGCTTGAAGGCTCACAGGCGCTGGCCCGGGCGGTGGCACTGTGCCGTCCGCAGGTGGTCGCGGCCTACCCCATCACCCCGCAGACCCACATCGTCGAAGGCATCGCCAAGCTGGTGGCCGACGGCCAGTTCGAGTGCGAGATGGTCAGCGTCGAGAGCGAACACTCGGCCGCGTCGGTCGCGCTGGGTGCGGCCGTCGCCGGTTCGCGCGCGTATACCGCGAGTGCATCACAGGGGATCCTGCTGATGGCCGAAGTGCTCTACGACATCGCCGGGCTGCGCGTGCCGCTGGTGATGACCTGCGCGAACCGCGCATTGTCGGGACCGCTGAACATCTGGAACGATCAGCAGGATTCGATGTCGATGCGCGATTCCGGCTGGATCCAGCTGTACTGCGCGACCAACCAGGAAGCGGTGGACACGACCATCCAGGCGTTCCGGATCGCCGAGCGCTGCGAACTCCCGGTGATGGTCTGTGTCGACGGCTTCACGCTGACCCACACGCTGGAACCGCTGGAGATCCCGGCACAGGACCAGGTCGACGGCTTCCTGCCCGCCTATCACTTCCGCCATGGACTCGACCCGGCGCAGCCGCGCAGCCTCGGCACGCTGGTGGGTCCCGAGCATTTCAGCGAGGTGCGCCACGCGCACCACCAGGCGCTGCTGCGCGCCCAGTCCGAGATCGTACAGGCCGATGCCGACTGGGGGGCCGTCTCGGGCCGCCAGTACGGCGGGCTGCTGGAAGTACGTGGGGATCCGGATTCCCGCCTGGGCATTCTGACGCTGGGGTCGGTACTCGGAACCCTGGAAGACGCGATGGACGAGGATCCAGGCCTGCCCCGTGCCCGCTTCCTGAAGTTGCGCAGCTTCCGCCCATTCCCGGCGCAGGCGCTGCGCGAAGCCTGTGCCGGTCTCGACACCCTGATCGTGCTGGAACGCGCGCTGTCCCCGGGTTCGGGGGGCATCGTCGGTCCCGAGGTGCAGGCGGCATTGGCGAACTTGCCTGAGCGCCCGCGCGTGCACAACTTCGCGGCCGGACTCGGCGGCCGGGATCTATCGCTCGATCTCTATGCGCGCCTGGTCACCGCCGTGACCGGCGAGGATTCCCCCGCCCCGTTCGGGATCATCGACGCGGATCCCACCCTGTTACCCGAAGAGGATCGCTGA
- a CDS encoding 2-oxoacid:acceptor oxidoreductase family protein, with protein MLEIRIHGRGGQGNVVAAYLLASAAIDGGRYAQAFPAFGAERRGAPVAAFVRIDEQPIRRRCQVREPSFLIVQDPALMEVPGTLSGIRSEGTVLVDGPAAGIDSSGNHEVITMPATRLAMEHIGRPVPNTALLAAFITLTDLMPLSALTDALAARFKGAILEKNRKLVEAAATTVEAGRWREVAHAAGA; from the coding sequence ATGCTCGAGATCAGGATTCACGGCCGCGGCGGCCAGGGCAACGTGGTGGCCGCGTATCTGCTGGCGTCTGCGGCGATCGACGGGGGACGGTATGCTCAGGCGTTCCCCGCCTTTGGCGCGGAGCGCCGGGGTGCCCCGGTCGCCGCGTTCGTCCGGATCGACGAACAGCCGATCCGCCGCCGCTGCCAGGTCCGGGAACCGTCGTTCCTGATCGTCCAGGATCCCGCGCTGATGGAGGTTCCCGGAACCCTTAGCGGGATCCGGTCGGAAGGTACGGTGCTCGTCGACGGGCCGGCTGCCGGAATCGACTCCAGCGGCAACCACGAGGTAATCACGATGCCCGCGACCCGTCTGGCAATGGAACATATCGGGCGTCCAGTGCCCAATACGGCGCTGCTGGCCGCCTTCATCACGCTGACCGACCTGATGCCGCTCTCGGCACTGACCGACGCGCTCGCAGCAAGGTTCAAGGGGGCCATCCTGGAAAAGAATCGCAAACTGGTCGAGGCTGCGGCGACCACCGTTGAGGCTGGACGCTGGCGGGAGGTGGCGCATGCCGCAGGCGCTTGA
- a CDS encoding inorganic phosphate transporter, with amino-acid sequence MAFGTGNPLGGGKGALVWSPENLRLAAGMVFLIGVFAYALLLTRGIPALTPQGLLLLVASAVVGAYMAMNIGANDVANNLGPAVGSRAITLGWAIVIAAVFEALGAIIAGGEVVGTIKGGIIDPAEIEQVSEFAWLMFSALLAGALWLNLATALGAPVSTTHSIIGAVMGAGIAAGGWALVNWATIGQIVASWLISPLMGGVIAAAILYVIKRKITYRSAMHQAAGRVVPWLVALMVWAFATFMLIKGLGDLYRLPVVQAAPAGAVVALAAFLAVRGPIRRTAATLENTKGAVNRLFTVPLIFAAALLSFAHGANDVANAIGPLAAIYEAIQTGEIATRAATPLWILVLGAVGLAAGLALYGSKLIRTVGREITELDRMRAFSIALAAAITVIIAAQLGMPISTTHVTIGALFGVGFLREYLKTNYAKMEQTIVAGHEGEERAKVEAYLRRFEAAPIEEKRRMLADIKARSPESPEAVLFAKKERKAMKKVVKQQLVKRSLVFRIVAAWIITVPATAVLAALLFKLIILLGG; translated from the coding sequence GTGGCATTCGGGACTGGCAACCCGCTGGGCGGCGGGAAGGGGGCGCTTGTCTGGAGCCCCGAGAACCTGCGTCTGGCCGCGGGAATGGTGTTCCTGATCGGCGTGTTCGCGTATGCGCTGCTGCTGACTCGGGGCATCCCGGCACTGACGCCGCAGGGCCTGCTGCTGCTGGTTGCATCGGCGGTAGTGGGCGCCTACATGGCGATGAACATCGGCGCCAACGACGTCGCCAACAACCTCGGCCCCGCGGTCGGTTCGCGGGCGATCACCCTGGGCTGGGCCATCGTGATCGCCGCGGTATTCGAGGCACTCGGCGCGATCATCGCCGGCGGCGAAGTCGTCGGCACCATCAAGGGCGGCATCATCGACCCCGCGGAGATCGAGCAGGTTTCCGAGTTCGCCTGGCTGATGTTCTCCGCGCTGCTTGCCGGCGCGCTATGGCTCAACCTTGCCACGGCGCTGGGGGCTCCGGTATCGACCACCCATTCGATCATCGGCGCGGTGATGGGGGCCGGCATCGCGGCCGGCGGCTGGGCATTGGTCAACTGGGCGACGATCGGCCAGATCGTCGCCAGCTGGTTGATCTCCCCGCTGATGGGGGGGGTGATCGCCGCCGCCATCCTCTACGTGATCAAGCGCAAGATCACGTATCGCAGTGCGATGCACCAGGCCGCCGGCCGGGTCGTGCCGTGGCTGGTCGCGCTGATGGTCTGGGCCTTCGCAACCTTCATGCTGATCAAGGGCCTCGGCGACCTGTATCGGCTGCCGGTAGTGCAAGCGGCACCGGCCGGGGCCGTGGTCGCGCTCGCCGCGTTCCTGGCCGTCCGCGGGCCGATCCGTCGGACTGCGGCGACGCTGGAGAACACCAAGGGCGCCGTCAACCGCCTGTTCACCGTGCCGCTGATCTTCGCCGCGGCGCTGCTGAGCTTCGCCCACGGCGCCAATGACGTCGCCAACGCGATCGGACCGCTCGCCGCGATCTATGAGGCGATCCAGACCGGCGAAATCGCGACCCGTGCGGCCACGCCGCTGTGGATCCTGGTACTCGGCGCGGTGGGCCTTGCCGCGGGGCTCGCGCTGTATGGATCGAAGCTGATCCGCACCGTGGGCCGGGAAATCACGGAACTCGATCGGATGCGGGCCTTTTCGATCGCGCTGGCGGCGGCCATCACTGTGATCATCGCGGCGCAGCTGGGCATGCCGATCTCGACCACCCACGTCACCATCGGCGCGCTGTTCGGCGTCGGCTTCCTGCGCGAATACCTGAAGACGAATTATGCGAAGATGGAGCAGACCATCGTCGCCGGACACGAGGGCGAAGAGCGCGCGAAGGTCGAGGCCTACCTGCGCCGGTTCGAAGCCGCGCCGATCGAGGAAAAACGCCGGATGCTTGCCGACATCAAGGCGCGTTCCCCGGAAAGCCCGGAGGCTGTGCTGTTCGCGAAGAAGGAACGCAAGGCCATGAAGAAAGTGGTCAAGCAGCAGCTGGTGAAGCGTTCGCTGGTGTTCCGCATCGTGGCCGCGTGGATCATCACCGTTCCGGCCACCGCGGTGTTGGCCGCGCTGCTGTTCAAATTGATCATCCTGCTTGGCGGCTGA
- a CDS encoding FAD-dependent oxidoreductase → MIEIPRGAFARPGTSLDFKTGTWRVERPVHQRRAAPCHSACPAGEDAQAYLAKAEVGDLRGAWETLVAANPLPAITGRVCHHPCESACNRRHYDDAITIHGVERFLGDRALHEGWAYPVATPGPDAPLVAVVGAGPAGLSAAYHLLRNGCRVTLIDAMPAPGGTMRTAIPRYRLPTEILDQELDRIVALPGIDFRPRTRLGRDLSLQELKSEHQALFLGPGRRKGREWSADFAVPGDLHTGLQLLEAWVAEGTLPDQPRSVAIVGGGNTAVDLARVLRRQGVEQVHLISHQRVPAPDVPADDAMRATYREVSQAIEEGVTIHEHRGVRRLILRGERVVGMELVHMKKLAGPDGRLRRVAFEGTETVLHVDHVIPAIGQDVDPDGFNGLVERGQMNVEPWWGELRGHPGIFSGGDARSDHGTVSEAVGDGRRAALGIVRRLSGQPLDPGAPPEPIPYDDLNVHYFEPLPAAREPVLPPEHRKGLEEIEGGLDSSGVRNEAHRCLSCGDCLACDNCWTLCPDQSVLKTREVAADGSHYVFDYDYCKGCGICAHECPTGYIRMIPE, encoded by the coding sequence ATGATCGAAATCCCCCGCGGCGCCTTCGCCCGGCCCGGCACTTCCCTTGACTTCAAGACCGGCACCTGGCGGGTGGAACGGCCCGTGCATCAGCGCCGCGCCGCGCCCTGCCATTCGGCCTGCCCGGCGGGCGAGGACGCCCAGGCATACCTGGCCAAGGCCGAGGTCGGGGACTTGCGCGGAGCCTGGGAAACGCTGGTGGCCGCCAATCCGCTGCCGGCGATCACCGGGCGCGTCTGCCACCATCCCTGCGAGTCGGCCTGCAACCGCCGGCATTACGACGACGCGATCACGATCCATGGGGTCGAGCGTTTCCTGGGCGATCGCGCGCTGCACGAGGGCTGGGCGTATCCGGTGGCGACGCCCGGCCCCGATGCGCCGCTGGTCGCGGTGGTCGGCGCCGGGCCGGCCGGGCTGTCGGCCGCCTACCACCTGCTGCGAAACGGCTGCCGCGTCACGTTGATCGACGCGATGCCGGCCCCCGGCGGCACCATGCGCACCGCGATCCCCCGCTACCGGCTGCCCACCGAAATCCTCGACCAGGAACTCGACCGCATCGTCGCACTGCCCGGTATCGACTTCCGGCCGCGCACGCGGCTCGGGCGCGACCTGTCGCTGCAGGAACTCAAGTCCGAACACCAGGCGCTTTTTCTCGGCCCCGGGCGCCGCAAGGGCCGGGAGTGGAGCGCCGATTTCGCGGTCCCGGGAGATCTGCATACCGGCCTGCAACTGCTCGAGGCATGGGTCGCCGAGGGGACGCTGCCCGACCAGCCGCGTTCGGTCGCGATCGTCGGCGGCGGCAATACCGCGGTGGATCTTGCCCGGGTGCTGCGGCGCCAGGGAGTGGAGCAGGTTCATCTGATCAGCCACCAGCGCGTTCCGGCACCCGATGTCCCCGCAGACGACGCGATGCGGGCGACGTATCGCGAGGTTTCCCAGGCGATCGAGGAAGGCGTGACGATCCACGAACACCGCGGTGTACGCCGCCTGATCCTGCGCGGCGAACGCGTGGTCGGCATGGAACTCGTTCATATGAAGAAGCTGGCCGGGCCCGACGGACGGCTGCGCCGGGTCGCATTCGAGGGCACCGAAACCGTGCTTCATGTCGACCATGTGATCCCCGCGATCGGCCAGGACGTCGATCCCGACGGCTTCAACGGGCTGGTCGAGCGCGGCCAGATGAACGTGGAACCCTGGTGGGGCGAGCTGCGCGGGCATCCGGGGATCTTCAGCGGCGGCGATGCCCGTTCCGATCACGGAACCGTCAGCGAGGCAGTCGGCGACGGGCGCCGCGCGGCGCTCGGGATCGTGCGCCGGCTCTCCGGACAGCCACTGGATCCGGGAGCGCCACCCGAGCCGATTCCCTACGACGATCTCAACGTGCACTACTTCGAGCCGCTGCCGGCAGCACGCGAACCCGTATTGCCGCCGGAGCACCGCAAGGGGCTCGAGGAAATCGAGGGCGGACTCGACAGCAGCGGCGTGCGCAACGAGGCCCACCGCTGTTTGTCCTGCGGCGACTGCCTCGCCTGCGACAACTGCTGGACCCTGTGCCCGGACCAATCGGTGCTGAAAACCCGCGAGGTCGCCGCCGACGGCAGCCACTACGTGTTCGACTACGACTACTGCAAGGGCTGCGGTATCTGCGCCCACGAATGTCCAACCGGCTACATCCGCATGATTCCCGAGTAG
- a CDS encoding putative bifunctional diguanylate cyclase/phosphodiesterase: MAREAWLQRAVTAVAGGQHALSAAVAMSIAVLVALFGLAAMLVWHAGYAGLLQWRADLLPVPYITALGLFLIGGGLVSLVLGAAKVAAVPGVAVLALGTLTLSQYLFTFDLGIDQRILAAPPMPGTPHPGRMAPNTALALMLAGLALVLPAFLDRGRVLAIVLGVAGAIVVGLGVVVLAGHAFQLEPAHDWGALPRMAMQTATALVLTGAALLLVAWYEGSRGDVPPLGWLPVPAGLGVFTIVVLVWQAAFDMGGTAMVSAPGSAQLLLLLGVMLAFVVAVALNRTHVAQLRWRAAESDREALRAEIEERREAEQRLGRSERLVQMAANLAHIGGWDVDLDKGRVWWSDEVCRIHEMPPGTSPSVDQGIAYYAPRWRERIREVFTRAAHDGIPYDEEMQIVTASGQQRWVRTIGQPVRGPDGQVIRVQGAFQDITERREIEEALRRTAMVFEHTRDGVVVTDADVRILSVNRAFTEITGYTQDEVYGRNPSVLASGHHDTAFYRSLWEQLREFGHWQGEIRDRRKNGETYAEWLTIDSVLDDAGNVTHYVGVFTDISGIKESQERLEFLAHHDALTGLPNRVLLESRLAKALERAQRRGHRVALLYIDLDRFKAINDGLGHPVGDELLRQVPDRLQPRLRREDTLGRTGGDEFMLLLEHVNQPDEAARLAQDVLALLQAPFTLPSGHEVFIGASIGISLFPDDGASSSELVRNADSAMYRAKELGRNTFHFYTEELTRAASRRLALETRLRKALEHREFVLHFQPQISVADGATIGVEALVRWNDQETGLVGPDEFIPVAEESGLIAPLGLWVLKEACRQLQVWRHRGLGLAKVAVNVSSQQFLLQDVTARVAEALEVSGLPPECLQLEITESLLMKQANSAAAMLRSLKNLGVGLVIDDFGTGYSSLAYLRTFPIDRLKIDQSFVREIETDHGARKIASAVIAMGHNLSLKVLAEGVENAHQLEILEALECDAYQGFLASAPLPAEDVPAWLAARNPSGA, translated from the coding sequence ATGGCCAGGGAAGCTTGGCTCCAAAGGGCCGTGACTGCTGTGGCGGGCGGGCAGCACGCGCTGAGCGCAGCCGTGGCGATGAGCATCGCGGTGCTGGTCGCTCTGTTCGGACTTGCGGCGATGCTGGTTTGGCACGCCGGATATGCCGGGCTGTTGCAGTGGCGTGCGGATCTGTTGCCTGTTCCATACATCACGGCGCTGGGGCTGTTTCTGATCGGCGGCGGTCTGGTGTCGTTAGTGCTCGGCGCCGCCAAGGTGGCCGCGGTGCCGGGTGTGGCAGTCCTTGCGCTCGGCACCCTGACCCTCTCGCAGTACCTGTTCACGTTCGACCTCGGCATCGATCAGCGAATTCTTGCTGCCCCGCCGATGCCGGGCACGCCGCACCCGGGGCGTATGGCGCCGAACACCGCGCTGGCGTTGATGCTGGCGGGTCTGGCGTTGGTGCTGCCAGCGTTCCTCGATCGCGGCCGAGTGCTGGCGATCGTGCTTGGCGTCGCGGGTGCGATCGTGGTCGGGCTGGGAGTGGTGGTGCTGGCGGGTCATGCGTTTCAGCTGGAGCCCGCTCATGACTGGGGTGCGCTGCCCCGCATGGCGATGCAGACCGCGACGGCCCTGGTGCTGACCGGCGCGGCACTGCTGCTGGTTGCCTGGTACGAGGGTTCGCGCGGAGATGTGCCGCCGCTGGGTTGGTTGCCGGTACCCGCAGGGCTGGGTGTGTTCACGATCGTCGTGCTGGTGTGGCAGGCAGCCTTCGACATGGGGGGCACCGCGATGGTCTCGGCGCCTGGGAGTGCTCAGCTGCTGCTGCTCCTTGGGGTAATGCTTGCGTTCGTGGTTGCCGTCGCGCTGAATCGCACGCACGTCGCGCAGCTGCGCTGGAGGGCTGCCGAGTCCGACCGCGAAGCGCTGCGGGCAGAAATCGAGGAGCGCCGCGAAGCCGAGCAGCGGCTGGGCCGCAGCGAACGCCTGGTCCAGATGGCAGCGAACCTGGCCCATATCGGGGGTTGGGACGTTGATCTGGACAAAGGGCGCGTGTGGTGGTCGGACGAGGTCTGCCGCATTCATGAGATGCCCCCGGGAACCTCGCCGTCGGTGGATCAGGGCATCGCGTATTACGCCCCGCGGTGGCGCGAACGGATCCGAGAGGTCTTCACGCGGGCGGCGCACGACGGCATCCCCTACGACGAGGAGATGCAGATCGTCACCGCATCCGGGCAGCAGCGCTGGGTGCGCACGATCGGGCAGCCGGTGCGGGGTCCCGACGGCCAGGTGATTCGGGTGCAGGGGGCGTTCCAGGACATCACGGAGCGCAGGGAAATCGAAGAAGCGCTGCGCCGGACCGCAATGGTCTTCGAACATACCCGGGACGGTGTCGTGGTGACCGACGCCGACGTGCGCATCCTGTCGGTGAACCGTGCGTTCACCGAGATCACCGGGTACACGCAGGACGAGGTGTATGGGCGCAATCCCAGCGTGCTCGCGAGTGGTCATCACGACACCGCGTTCTACCGCAGCCTATGGGAACAGCTGCGCGAGTTTGGCCACTGGCAGGGCGAGATCCGGGACCGGCGCAAGAACGGGGAAACCTACGCCGAGTGGCTGACGATCGACAGCGTGCTCGACGACGCCGGCAATGTTACCCATTACGTCGGTGTGTTCACCGATATCTCGGGGATCAAGGAAAGCCAGGAACGGCTGGAATTTCTGGCCCACCACGACGCGCTGACCGGTCTGCCCAATCGCGTGTTGCTCGAGTCCAGGCTTGCGAAGGCACTCGAGCGCGCGCAGCGGCGCGGGCATCGGGTAGCGTTGCTGTACATCGATCTCGACCGGTTCAAGGCGATCAACGATGGGTTGGGCCACCCGGTCGGTGATGAACTGTTGCGCCAGGTGCCGGACCGGCTGCAGCCGCGGCTCCGCCGGGAAGATACGCTCGGGCGCACTGGTGGCGACGAGTTCATGCTGCTGCTCGAACATGTGAACCAGCCCGACGAGGCGGCTCGCCTGGCCCAGGACGTGCTGGCACTGCTGCAGGCACCCTTCACGCTGCCCAGCGGACACGAAGTGTTCATCGGGGCCAGCATCGGTATCAGCCTGTTCCCTGATGATGGTGCCAGCAGCAGCGAACTCGTCCGCAACGCCGACTCGGCGATGTACCGGGCGAAGGAACTGGGCCGCAACACCTTCCATTTCTATACCGAGGAGCTGACCCGCGCGGCCAGCCGCCGGCTGGCGCTGGAAACCCGGCTGCGTAAGGCACTCGAACACCGGGAATTCGTATTGCATTTTCAGCCGCAGATTTCGGTCGCCGATGGGGCGACGATCGGGGTCGAGGCGCTGGTGCGCTGGAATGATCAGGAGACGGGGTTGGTCGGTCCCGACGAGTTCATTCCGGTAGCCGAGGAATCGGGTCTGATCGCGCCGCTGGGGCTCTGGGTGCTGAAGGAGGCGTGTCGCCAACTCCAGGTCTGGCGGCATCGTGGGCTCGGTCTGGCGAAGGTGGCGGTCAATGTCTCCAGCCAGCAGTTTCTGTTGCAGGATGTGACGGCTCGGGTGGCAGAGGCATTGGAAGTCAGCGGCCTGCCTCCGGAGTGTCTGCAGCTGGAGATCACCGAATCGCTGCTGATGAAACAGGCCAATTCGGCTGCAGCCATGCTGCGCAGTCTGAAGAATCTCGGGGTTGGCCTCGTGATCGACGATTTCGGCACCGGGTACTCGTCTCTGGCATATCTGCGAACCTTTCCGATCGACCGGTTGAAGATCGACCAGAGCTTTGTGCGCGAGATCGAGACCGATCACGGTGCGCGCAAGATCGCGTCGGCGGTGATCGCGATGGGGCACAACCTCTCGCTCAAGGTGCTTGCCGAAGGGGTGGAGAATGCCCATCAGCTGGAGATTCTGGAAGCGCTGGAATGCGACGCCTACCAGGGGTTCCTCGCCA